One genomic segment of Mytilus trossulus isolate FHL-02 chromosome 4, PNRI_Mtr1.1.1.hap1, whole genome shotgun sequence includes these proteins:
- the LOC134714116 gene encoding complement C1q-like protein 4, with the protein MFVFIYLSVWILCREMTMIHGSKLGDRSSDVSVSGFSASVRTGKYLVRGQIVRFDKVWSNIGNDYDPQSGIYTAPQGGAYHFSCTVMSSGNTVIRVSLMKNNLRTVANFARGSNSATLNIVLDLKEGDKICIRQVHYGNYIYSEPSYNFSMFSGFLIA; encoded by the exons atgtttgttttcatctACCTTTCTGTTTGGATTTTGTGCAGAGAAATGACGATGATTCATGGATCAAAGTTAG GAGATAGAAGTTCCGATGTAAGTGTATCAGGATTCTCAGCCTCTGTGAGAACAGGAAAATATCTGGTGAGAGGACAAATCGTGAGGTTTGACAAAGTATGGAGCAACATTGGTAATGATTATGATCCACAATCTGGTATATATACAGCTCCGCAAGGTGGCGCTTATCATTTCTCTTGTACAGTAATGTCTAGTGGTAATACAGTGATTCGTGTTAGTCTGATGAAAAATAACCTGAGGACTGTCGCAAATTTTGCCAGAGGTTCTAACAGTGCAACATTGAATATAGTACTCGACTTGAAAGAAGGAGACAAAATATGCATTAGACAAGTCCATTATGGAAACTATATTTATTCTGAACCTAGTTATAACTTCAGTATGTTCTCTGGTTTTCTCATAGCATGA